GGCGGCGACGGAGCGGAACGCCGACGTCGCCGGTCCGGGCGAGACGCCCGTGGACGCCGACTGAACCCGAACGGAGCGAAGCCCCCGCTGACGCCACCCCTCCCTCCCCGGACCCGTCCCGCTGACGCGACTCCCTCCTTCCTTCCGTCCGGCGCGAGCGAAAGGCGTAGGTTCCGCCGCCGAGACGGGGACGTATGCGTATCGCCGTGCCCAACAAGGGGCGCCTGCACGACCCGACCGTCGAACTCCTCGAACGCGCCGGCCTCCACGTGAAGAACGGGGCGAACCGGAAACTGTACGCCGACACCGTCGACCCCGAGGTGACGGTGCTGTTCGCCCGCGCGGCCGACATCCCCGAGTACGTCCGCGACGGCGCCGCCGAAGTCGGCGTCACCGGCCTCGACCAGATGCGCGAGTCGGGCCACGACCTCGAAGAACTCGTCGACTTGGAGTTCGGCTCCTGTCGGTTGGTCCTCGCGGCGCCGGAGGACGGCGACATCGCCTCGGTCGAGGACGTAGCGGGTAAGACCGTCGCCACGGAGTTCCCGACTATCGCCCGCGAGTACTTCGCCGAGAAGGGCGTCGACGCCGAGGTGGTCGAAGTCACCGGCGCGACCGAACTCACCCCGCACGTCGAGATGGCCGACGCCATCATCGACATCACCTCCACGGGAACGACGCTGCGCGTGAACCGCCTCGCCGTCGTCGACGAGGTGCTCGACTCGTCGGTGCGCCTGTTCGCGCACCCCGACGCCGTCGACGACCCGAAGGTCGAACAGTTGGTGACGGCCTTT
This is a stretch of genomic DNA from Halogeometricum sp. S3BR5-2. It encodes these proteins:
- the hisG gene encoding ATP phosphoribosyltransferase codes for the protein MRIAVPNKGRLHDPTVELLERAGLHVKNGANRKLYADTVDPEVTVLFARAADIPEYVRDGAAEVGVTGLDQMRESGHDLEELVDLEFGSCRLVLAAPEDGDIASVEDVAGKTVATEFPTIAREYFAEKGVDAEVVEVTGATELTPHVEMADAIIDITSTGTTLRVNRLAVVDEVLDSSVRLFAHPDAVDDPKVEQLVTAFQSVLAAEDKRYVMMNAPRDRLDDIREVLPGLGGPTVMDVAGDDAVAVHAVVDERHVFEVVNDLKAVGASGILVTEIERLVE